From Mustela erminea isolate mMusErm1 chromosome 1, mMusErm1.Pri, whole genome shotgun sequence, a single genomic window includes:
- the CCDC54 gene encoding coiled-coil domain-containing protein 54, translated as MHKLQTQRVKAAAGQMCTSNISKIRQSLKNVYHTCKNQHPDSTRHPTMPSHDCDKDVLSTDEEMNLTAMLRDIKTTQIELLSQMTDIVGVVSKIQGKIDFYQKQLEVLETRMNVNETKQSTITKDIFSLKKDIDTLKKKVTELENQNSCSSIHCLEVLEGEKGKEIIEQLHKLLQPETLKHTMASTDQRLSSAEREKMPSYREATDDPKDKIISPKIKTLEKSNHQNILRSFKKAKSNIYIYPDFGTWIKLTFVHGGKWRFFLSATELEEFIQWLLSRPTTPLEEPQLVTQRYNPFTGPIASLTTFCLSVFNYVYYLFGFSKEEVTQL; from the coding sequence ATGCACAAACTTCAAACCCAAAGGGTAAAAGCTGCTGCTGGGCAGATGTGCACTTCCAACATCTCCAAAATCAGACaatctcttaaaaatgtttaccaTACATGTAAGAACCAGCACCCAGATTCAACTAGACATCCAACTATGCCTTCCCATGATTGTGATAAAGATGTTCTCAGTACTGATGAAGAAATGAATCTTACAGCAATGCTCCGGGATATTAAAACCACCCAAATTGAACTCCTCAGCCAGATGACTGACATTGTTGGTGTAGTATCCAAAATCCAGGGAAAGATTGATTTTTATCAGAAGCAGTTGGAGGTACTGGAAACCAGAATGAATGTTAATGAAACCAAACAATCCACAATAACTAAAGATATCTTCTCTTTGAAAAAAGATATTGATACTTTAAAGAAGAAGGTGACAGAACTGGAAAACCAGAATTCTTGCTCCAGCATTCACTGTTTAGAAGttctggaaggagaaaagggTAAAGAGATCATAGAACAACTTCACAAACTCCTACAACCAGAAACTCTGAAACATACAATGGCTTCTACAGACCAGAGACTCTCTTCAGCAGAACGAGAAAAAATGCCCAGTTATCGAGAGGCCACGGATGATCCTAAGGACAAAATAATTTCTCCCAAAATTAAAACTCTGGAAAAAAGTAACCATCAAAATATCttaagaagctttaaaaaagcaaagtcaaatatttatatttacccaGACTTTGGTACATGGATCAAGCTAACTTTTGTCCATGGAGGAAAGTGGAGATTTTTCCTCAGTGCTACGGAGTTAGAGGAATTCATCCAGTGGCTTCTTTCTAGGCCAACCACCCCTCTTGAGGAACCACAACTTGTAACCCAGAGATACAATCCATTCACTGGGCCTATTGCAAGTTTGACCacattctgtctgtctgttttcAACTATGTTTACTATCTTTTTGGTTTTTCAAAAGAGGAAGTAACTCAACTATAG